The Streptomyces achromogenes genome window below encodes:
- a CDS encoding GNAT family N-acetyltransferase: MALVCVGPVSGKPGVVDLGLQVADDRHRQGIGTALVRQAAWIARTRGAHTLTAFTQASNAPMLRLLERLGPTRHTRDGSYVEVRIALDAHASDTLPPTRTAPT, translated from the coding sequence CTGGCCCTCGTCTGCGTCGGGCCCGTCAGCGGGAAGCCCGGCGTCGTCGACCTCGGACTTCAAGTCGCCGACGACCGCCACCGGCAGGGCATCGGAACGGCCCTGGTCCGGCAGGCGGCCTGGATCGCCCGCACGCGCGGGGCGCACACCCTCACCGCGTTCACGCAGGCGTCCAACGCGCCGATGCTCCGGCTCCTGGAGCGTCTGGGGCCGACCCGGCACACCCGCGACGGCTCCTACGTCGAGGTCCGCATCGCCCTGGACGCACACGCCTCGGACACTCTCCCGCCCACACGAACCGCTCCGACATGA